One Pieris napi chromosome 13, ilPieNapi1.2, whole genome shotgun sequence genomic window carries:
- the LOC125055175 gene encoding TBC1 domain family member 4 isoform X3, whose protein sequence is MRDPSSTASTPKGSTGSLNITRNVGFQQQNGTEHLPWASPAISLPGNCNSNLASETPALVRSVSNASALTSLCAGLSPSESHFFEVLYIGKVRISQRKVPESLIDDALHKFAQHEAEKMGLQRRHSLLSSTGTTISNNSIESLQDSSNSHENFKKNLIPSTTPLEPDKTTAWKSAENLKQPEILVDKEFDAFTKERIEKNAKIEHSIINNLGTVKEDDEISTNPFKEVKRVKTVTLDPLVRISDEEKCDEERDVNVIKFTALKRSNETMPENKPFLRDRSASIGTLNLKTPLAHLIGEQNRTMLFQVGRSELRLISPDRKQILLHRGFKDVASCVLGRARKEHFGFVCRETNDTYACYVFKCESEDIASEVVSAIKQAFVAHAELLKKSRDKSPNMTCEHCPMLWYHRLCHDVEGMNEKKTHAFLLRRMETLPEDEQELVITKYQGGTNHMFEVNEHNAFLMMLLRAHCEAKQQRHVHDTAENRSEFLNQYLGGSTIFMKAKRSLSSGFDHLLKRKQEAPVIVKKEQSPKPPPLNLETSSEPNNCELLSPDVVRCKSLSPAVITDPQSPKSLPMEDQDGSKETTPTINSPMMDIFLKVSDSRPTQTESNESDTTWRQAIYEKVVQHDALDGDQSLLGRSKSGKRSKDELRQLWKMAIDQTILLVRMEKENARLRESAESSAVRRIKLEYRELSAVESGVSLMWDSLLSRDSTHPVNRVDRHMLIQAVRQGVPRIVRGGVWYFLAEQACLRLPPPDTKNFPDYNTPYRTLLSGLTKHQHAILIDLGRTFPKHSYFASALGPGQLALYNILKAYSLLDPDVGYCQGLSFVAGVLLLHMEEAEAFLLLRHLMFRRGLRKQYLPDMSALQVQLYQLSRLLRDHEPELHAKLEALDISPALYAAPWMLTLFTSQFPLGFVVRVFDMVFVESLDVVFSISLALLSAHKDGIMMCESCEEAAEYLKHKLPDVNTTMYNKVMKIVHKLDISRQLTEYAVEYSVLREEMPRLATLTEQNRLLVDDVQRMTTELDAAMDALTTYQKTQARLDSQNKIMEQHLTLLSRYISNKHDVPLEIKKIVQNYTKKLSFSSKITSFTKFSTNEEEETKQKSAPNLYAKTTKEDVINAMRANEDRKHFLMKKSQSVHSGLIAKVPLKVLEETENYRSERKHSLTDAMMKDLGKKHSSTHEQIRQERLFEQELKHNFDENLRKLEESTRNSESDSESDRNRNVSEDRKSDKLSLHFADKNDSGFVTPITPENDRKLETSSVISHPLSDCDVDIKFDGQSTKLKQIRPLRHH, encoded by the exons ATGCGTGATCCGTCATCAACCGCTTCGACCCCCAAGGGCTCCACAGGATCTTTGAACATCACGAGGAATGTCGGGTTTCAGCAGCAGAATGGGACTGAACATTTACCCTGGGCCAGTCCGGCCATATCTTTACCGGGGAACTGTAATTCTAATTT AGCAAGCGAAACACCAGCTTTAGTTAGAAGTGTCAGCAACGCATCGGCGTTGACGTCGCTATGCGCTGGTCTGTCCCCTTCTGAATCACATTTCTTTGAG gTTTTATATATCGGTAAAGTAAGAATATCTCAACGAAAAGTTCCAGAATCTTTAATAGATGATGCTTTACACAAATTCGCTCAACATGAAGCCGAAAAGATGGGATTACAACGAAGACATAGTCTCTTATCTTCCACAGGG ACGACGATTAGTAATAATTCCATAGAAAGTCTCCAAGACTCGTCAAACTCACAcgaaaacttcaaaaaaaatctaataccAAGTACAACACCGCTAGAACCAGATAAAACGACAGCTTGGAAAAGCGCTGAAAACTTAAAACAACCAGAAATATTAGTTGATAAAGAATTCGACGCGTTTACAAAAGAAAGAATTGAGAAGAATGCTAAAATTGAACACAGCATTATCAATAACTTGGGTACGGTTAAAGAGGATGACGAAATCAGCACAAATCCATTTAAAGAAGTAAAAAGAGTTAAAACAGTTACATTAGATCCTCTGGTTAGGATATCTGATGAAGAAAAGTGTGATGAGGAAAGAGATGTAAATGTGATAAAATTTACTGCATTAAAGAGAAGTAATGAAACAATGCCAGAAAACAAGCCATTTCTCAGAGATCGCTCAGCGTCGATTGGAACTTTGAATTTGAAAACGCCGCTTGCGCATCTCATTGGCGAGCAAAATAGGACTATGTTATTTCAG GTGGGTCGTTCAGAGCTTCGGCTCATAAGCCCGGACCGCAAGCAAATCCTCCTCCACCGCGGCTTCAAGGACGTGGCCAGCTGCGTCCTCGGCAGAGCGAGGAAGGAGCACTTTGGCTTCGTCTGCCGAGAGACCAACGACACCTACGCCTGCTACGTCTTCAAGTGCGAGAGTGAGGATATCGCCAGTGAGGTGGTTAGCG CAATCAAACAAGCATTCGTCGCACACGCAGAGCTATTGAAGAAATCTCGAGACAAATCCCCGAATATGACATGTGAACATTGTCCCATGCTCTGGTACCACAGGCTGTGTCATGATGTCGAAG gtaTGAACGAGAAGAAAACGCATGCGTTCCTCCTCAGGCGAATGGAAACTTTGCCTGAAGATGAACAGGAACTAGTCATCACGAAGTACCAGGGCGGGACCAATCATATGTTTGAG GTCAACGAACACAATGCTTTCCTAATGATGTTACTACGAGCACACTGTGAGGCGAAACAACAAAGACACGTCCACGATACAGCGGAGAATAG gtcGGAGTTCCTAAACCAATACCTAGGAGGCAGCACTATCTTCATGAAGGCGAAACGATCTCTTTCCAGTGGCTTCGATCATCTCCTGAAACGGAAACAGGAAGCACCGGTCATTGTtaaaaag GAACAATCACCAAAACCGCCACCCTTAAACCTTGAGACATCATCAGAGCCGAACAACTGCGAACTTCTATCACCAGATGTCGTCCGATGCAAATCCCTGTCTCCCGCCGTTATTACAG atcCACAATCACCGAAATCTCTACCGATGGAAGACCAAGATGGATCAAAGGAAACCACGCCGACGATAAATTCGCCAATGATGGACAT ATTTCTCAAAGTAAGCGACTCTCGCCCAACACAGACAGAATCGAACGAGTCAGACACAACTTGGAGACAGGCCATCTATGAGAAGGTGGTCCAGCATGATGCCCTTGACG GAGACCAATCGCTCCTGGGCAGAAGTAAATCCGGGAAGAGGTCTAAAGATGAATTGCGTCAATTGTGGAAAATGGCCATCGACCAGACCATACTACTCGTTCGAATGGAAAAGGAAAACGCGAGACTCAGAG AAAGCGCAGAATCTTCCGCAGTCCGCCGAATAAAGTTGGAATACAGAGAACTGAGTGCGGTGGAAAGTGGGGTTAGTCTGATGTGGGACTCGCTGTTGTCCCGGGACTCCACTCATCCCGTCAACAGAGTGGACAGACATATGCTCATACAGGCTGTTAGGCAag gtgTTCCAAGGATAGTTCGCGGCGGTGTGTGGTACTTCCTCGCAGAGCAAGCGTGTCTGCGGTTACCACCTCCTGACACTAAGAACTTTCCAGACTATAACACGCCTTATAG GACACTCCTCTCTGGCCTTACTAAGCATCAACACGccattttaattgatttag gCAGAACATTCCCAAAACACTCGTACTTCGCGTCAGCTCTGGGTCCAGGGCAATTAGCTCTCTACAATATTCTGAAGGCCTATTCCCTCCTCGACCCAGACGTGGGCTACTGCCAAGGACTCAGCTTTGTGGCTGGAGTACTTCTTTTGCAT ATGGAAGAAGCCGAAGCCTTCCTGTTGCTGCGACATCTGATGTTCAGGCGTGGTCTTAGGAAACAATATCTACCGGATATGAGCGCACTTCAAGTAcaa TTGTACCAACTATCCCGCCTCTTGCGCGACCATGAGCCCGAGCTGCACGCGAAACTGGAGGCTTTAGACATCTCCCCAGCCTTGTACGCAGCTCCTTGGATGCTCACTTTGTTCACGAGTCAGTTCCCGTTAGGATTCGTCGTAAGGGTATTTG ACATGGTGTTCGTGGAATCCCTAGACGTGGTCTTCTCGATATCGCTGGCCCTTCTATCGGCTCACAAAGATGGTATCATGATGTGCGAGAGCTGCGAAGAGGCAGCCGAATACCTCAAGCACAAGTTGCCGGACGTTAACACCACGATGTACAACAAAGTTATGAAGATT GTCCACAAATTAGACATATCCCGTCAACTAACAGAATATGCGGTTGAATACAGCGTGTTGCGAGAAGAGATGCCTAGACTTGCCACACTCACAGAACAGAACAGACTGTTGGTGGATGACGTACAGAGGATGACGACGGAACTCGAC gcTGCAATGGATGCTTTGACGACCTACCAAAAGACCCAAGCCCGTCTCGACtctcaaaacaaaataatggaaCAACACCTGACGCTTCTCAGCCGATACATATCAAACAAACACGACGTGCCTCTCGAGATAAAGAAAATAGTacaaaattacacaaaaaaattatcattcaGTTCAAAAATCACCTCTTTCACGAAATTCTCGACAAACGAAGAAGAGGAGACAAAACAAAAGAGTGCGCCCAATCTCTACGCGAAAACGACAAAAGAAGATGTCATAAATGCGATGAGAGCTAACGAAGATAGAAAACATTTCCTCATGAAGAAGTCGCAGTCGGTTCATTCCGGGTTAATCGCCAAAGTGCCTTTGAAGGTACTGGAGGAAACGGAGAATTACAGAAGCGAACGAAAACACAGCTTGACAGACGCCATGATGAAGGATTTGGGGAAGAAACATTCGAGTACACACGAGCAGATAAGACAGGAGAGACTATTCGAGCAGGAGTTGAAGCACAATTTCGACGAGAACCTTCGGAAATTGGAGGAATCGACGCGCAATTCTGAATCCGATTCGGAAAGCGATAGGAATCGGAACGTCTCCGAAGACAGAAAGAGCGATAAACTGTCGCTACATTTTGCAGATAAGAATGACAGCGGGTTCGTGACGCCAATCACCCCGGAGAATGACAGGAAGTTGGAAACGTCATCTGTCATTTCGCATCCGTTGAGCGATTGTGACGTTGACATTAAATTTGACGGACAGTCGACAAAGTTGAAGCAAATTAGGCCTCTGCGACaccattag